In a genomic window of Nodosilinea sp. E11:
- a CDS encoding ribonuclease HII, translating to MADRPDGAMLIAGVDEVGRGCLFGPVVAAAVVLSAQACTQLEALGVTDSKLLSEARRERMVEPIQTLATDYALGLGTIYDIERLNILHASLLAMRRALNRLTIAPELCLIDGNQRIPDLAWPQRTVVQGDRLHIEIAAASILAKVWRDRLIVRLDRRYPGYHLARNKGYGSAAHRLALQTLGPTPQHRRSFKGCS from the coding sequence ATGGCTGATCGGCCCGACGGCGCCATGCTGATTGCCGGGGTAGATGAAGTAGGGCGTGGCTGCCTGTTTGGCCCTGTGGTGGCAGCGGCAGTGGTTCTGTCAGCCCAGGCTTGTACTCAGCTTGAGGCTCTTGGAGTAACCGACAGCAAACTCCTGAGCGAGGCCCGCCGTGAGCGCATGGTAGAGCCGATTCAAACCCTGGCCACCGATTACGCCCTAGGGCTAGGGACGATCTACGACATCGAGCGACTCAACATTCTCCACGCTAGCCTGTTGGCTATGCGCCGAGCGTTGAATCGTCTGACGATCGCACCCGAGCTCTGCCTAATTGACGGCAATCAGCGGATTCCAGACCTGGCCTGGCCCCAGCGCACAGTGGTGCAGGGCGATCGCCTACACATTGAGATCGCTGCCGCCAGCATTTTGGCTAAGGTGTGGCGCGATCGCCTAATCGTTCGCCTCGATCGCCGTTATCCCGGCTACCATCTGGCTCGCAACAAAGGCTATGGCAGCGCCGCCCATCGTCTAGCCTTGCAAACCCTAGGGCCAACTCCCCAGCACCGGCGCAGCTTCAAAGGATGCAGCTAG
- a CDS encoding Rne/Rng family ribonuclease, whose protein sequence is MPKQIVIAEQNRIAAVFSEDQIQELIVATGSHQVSDIYLGTVENVLPGIDAAFVNIGDSERNGFMHVTDLGPLKLKRSAGSITELVVPQQKVLVQIMKEPTGNKGPRLTGNISLPGRYLVLMPSGRGVNLSRRIRSESERNRLRALAILVKPAGMGLLVRTEAEGISENAIIEDLETLQKQWESIQQQALNTRPPALLNRDDDFIQRVLRDAYNADVNRIVTDSSTGMKRVKQHLANWSDGQVPAGVLIDHHRERTPILEYFRVNAAIREALKPRVDLPSGGYIIIERTEALTVVDVNSGSFTRSATARETVLWTNCEAATEIARQLRLRNIAGVIVVDFIDMDSRRDKLQVLEHFTKALRSDKARPQISQLSELGLVELTRKRQGQNVYELFGRPCPTCGGLGHLVHLPGEAPTETSQDVPRAVVSSSSAVPQLAPPLADGDSLEGRPDLQELDLGNHPSYQDKSGRGNNRRRRRRDPLPARSNGKEAPVVKDNGPEIPDVKESVESTVPVLAHKPEEEKAAPRGRGRSGGRSDSPNEASRNRKTVAPPQVVTVEMTADEQRIYAMMGISPLVLSPQEVTDPRNVAVAVVLPGQAPPALVSVTPSEVLDEINTDTPAEEATAVAIAEPEPSSPKLSPSRTVRTRSARAKAQETETATPADPVIPSEPAVEMPIAAEPTAADTPAEIEETPTDAEATSTLRRRRRRRSSASGDGDE, encoded by the coding sequence ATGCCGAAGCAGATTGTTATTGCTGAGCAGAATCGGATCGCGGCGGTTTTTTCGGAAGATCAGATTCAAGAGCTAATTGTGGCCACCGGTAGCCACCAGGTTAGCGACATTTATTTAGGCACGGTAGAAAACGTGCTGCCCGGCATTGATGCCGCTTTCGTCAACATTGGCGATAGTGAGCGCAACGGCTTTATGCATGTCACCGATCTGGGACCGCTCAAGCTCAAGCGCAGCGCTGGTTCGATTACCGAACTGGTCGTGCCCCAGCAAAAGGTGCTGGTGCAGATCATGAAAGAGCCCACGGGCAATAAAGGGCCAAGGCTGACAGGCAACATCAGCTTACCAGGGCGCTATCTGGTGCTCATGCCTTCAGGACGAGGGGTCAACTTGTCTCGGCGCATTCGCAGCGAGAGCGAGCGCAACCGCCTGCGAGCCCTGGCCATTCTTGTCAAGCCCGCTGGCATGGGGCTGCTGGTGCGAACAGAGGCCGAAGGCATTAGCGAAAACGCCATCATTGAAGACCTAGAAACCCTGCAAAAGCAGTGGGAAAGCATTCAGCAGCAAGCTTTAAACACCCGTCCTCCCGCCCTGCTCAACCGGGATGACGACTTCATTCAGCGGGTGCTGCGCGACGCTTACAACGCCGATGTCAACCGCATTGTCACCGACTCCAGCACCGGCATGAAGCGGGTGAAGCAGCATTTGGCCAACTGGAGCGACGGTCAGGTGCCCGCCGGAGTGCTGATTGATCACCACCGTGAGCGCACCCCTATCCTCGAATACTTCCGGGTGAATGCGGCCATTCGCGAAGCCCTGAAGCCTCGGGTAGACCTACCCTCCGGTGGCTATATCATCATTGAGCGCACCGAAGCGCTAACCGTAGTTGACGTTAACTCTGGGTCGTTTACCCGCTCTGCCACGGCCCGTGAGACGGTGCTGTGGACTAACTGCGAAGCAGCCACCGAAATTGCTCGCCAGCTGCGCTTGCGTAACATTGCAGGCGTGATTGTGGTCGATTTTATCGACATGGACTCGCGCCGCGACAAGCTGCAAGTACTAGAACACTTTACCAAGGCTCTCCGCTCCGACAAAGCTCGACCTCAAATTTCGCAACTGTCGGAGCTGGGGCTGGTAGAGCTAACTCGCAAACGTCAAGGCCAAAATGTTTACGAGCTATTTGGTCGTCCCTGCCCCACCTGCGGCGGTCTTGGTCACTTGGTTCACCTGCCCGGTGAAGCTCCTACCGAAACCAGTCAAGATGTGCCCCGAGCTGTGGTCTCTAGCAGCAGTGCCGTTCCTCAATTAGCACCGCCGCTAGCCGATGGGGATAGTCTTGAGGGACGCCCTGACCTTCAAGAGCTCGACTTAGGTAACCACCCCAGCTACCAAGATAAGTCTGGCCGCGGCAACAACCGCCGCCGCCGCCGCCGCGACCCTTTGCCTGCTCGGAGTAACGGCAAAGAAGCGCCGGTGGTTAAAGACAATGGGCCAGAGATCCCTGACGTAAAAGAGTCGGTCGAATCAACGGTGCCCGTATTAGCTCATAAACCTGAGGAGGAAAAAGCTGCACCCCGGGGTCGCGGGCGATCTGGGGGGCGGAGCGACTCCCCCAACGAGGCGTCGCGGAATCGCAAAACCGTCGCCCCGCCTCAGGTGGTCACGGTAGAGATGACCGCTGACGAACAGCGCATCTACGCCATGATGGGCATCTCACCCCTGGTGCTGTCGCCCCAGGAAGTAACTGATCCCCGCAATGTGGCGGTGGCGGTCGTGCTCCCTGGCCAGGCTCCACCGGCTCTGGTCTCAGTTACCCCATCTGAGGTGCTGGACGAGATCAATACTGATACTCCGGCAGAAGAAGCCACAGCAGTGGCGATCGCCGAGCCTGAACCCTCTTCCCCTAAACTCTCCCCCAGCCGCACCGTACGCACCCGGTCGGCTCGCGCTAAAGCCCAAGAGACTGAAACCGCCACTCCAGCAGACCCGGTGATTCCCTCAGAACCGGCCGTTGAGATGCCGATCGCTGCTGAGCCCACGGCGGCAGATACCCCCGCTGAGATAGAGGAGACCCCGACTGACGCAGAAGCCACTAGCACCCTGCGCCGTCGCCGCCGCCGCCGCTCCTCAGCCAGTGGCGACGGCGACGAATAG